The Vespula vulgaris chromosome 10, iyVesVulg1.1, whole genome shotgun sequence nucleotide sequence GAAGAACTCTCGAAGGAGGCTGTCGAAGATTTGCCATCAATTAGTCGTACGCGTTTCAATACTTTTCGTCTACGATTTACTTGATATTTACTGTTTTCTTCAATTTGTATCGTTGTCGAAGTGTTAATGCCAGCTGTTACAGGCCTTCTTCTAAGaacaactttttttcttctgtgaTTCGTAAGCTTTCTTTCTGCCGAATCGACCGTATCaatatttgtttcgttttgcATAATTTCTGTGTTTTTGTAAACTGGAGAAATCGATTCCATGAGAATATTTTCAGTAGTGGAAATCTCTTCCGGATTCTCACTGATCTCGTAAGAGACATTACTGTCTGTAGAGATAGTATTACTATCTGTTATGGATTCTGTAATATAAGTGGATGCGATAGTATCGGATTCTTCTGATACTGGTTGAACACTCGTGTTACTTTCATCGGTTTCTGTGACAGTAGGCGTCGATGACTCGTCCAAATCACTGTCTATGATATTGGTTGTATCGTTGTCTGTGATCTGTACAGTACTCAATGAACTTTCTGTAGTGCtctcttcgatttcttttgtggttgtcgttgttgttgcagtaacgttgaaagaaatagatacttcttcattattttccgGTGATTCGCTGGtcctttgatttatttctccGATATCAACGTAATTCCTTTTGATAGTAGTCCTCGTTCTTCCGTATAactctttatttatattcggTGATTGCTTGAAAACTCTGATGTTTGTAATTCTCTCATTATTATCCTTCTCTAAATTGACCTCCGATTTTGATCTAAACTTTTTGCTTCTGCTCGTATATCCCTGTGTAATTCTAACGATCGGACTGTCTTCAAGTTCGTTAGATTTTGTAGTTTCTGTAGTAGATTGTATGGAAGGTCGGCGATACCTTCTCCTTGGACCAGAACTCTCAGTGATAGTTTTGGTGGTAGTACTTGGAGACTCTGTCGTACGACTTCGTCTTCGGGATATAGTGTTCTTAGATATGTCTTCGTTTATAGGACTGTTCGTAgttgaaatatatctattaattccTCTTCGTTTGTTACTAGGTCTTGATTTATTGACCGTAGTTTCTCTCGGTTTGCTGAATGTTTCCTCGGACGTCGGTGGATTTTCGAGTTGTTCTTGCTCGGTAATCCGTTTATTGACGGAAAGACGAGTGGCCGTATCCGGTCTTGATCTTAATCGACCTCTTCCTACCAGAAACGAGCTCGATCGCGTCGAATTTCGCGACGTTATACTCACCTTGGACCTAGAATGATCGCTCGATGGCGCTAATGGCGTCGTTGTTACATCAGGAGTCAGACTACCGGATCTTCTCCGAGTAAATCCAAATGGTCGTGGCTGCGAAACCGTAGCTATTATCCTGGTTGTAGTCAATACTGATGTGCTGGCTGGACTTGGACTCGCCGGTGCTGTCGTCAAAAGGATTTCCGTAGCTGATTCTTCGACGAGTTTCACAGGAGAATCCGTTGTCGTTGACGACAAcaaattattgttgttgtcattAAGAATATTTGTTATCGATGTGTCTTCGACACGATCTATCTTAACGGTAGTAGCTTCACTACTTGTACTCCTACTCGttgatgataaataaatggGTGTCACGGATACGGAGGACAAGGTGGACTGTATCGAGGTCGATGGCATTGTTGATGATATCGTGGAAAATGTTGAAGGAGTCGAAGAAGTTATCGtaacttcttcctctttatcaattttgtttttaatagtGGATGCCTCTGTCGTTATTTCATCGACTCCGGAAATATCACTGTCACTTGCAGAAATTTTCTGAGTTGTGCTTCGGAAACGTTGTATGTTGATATACCTGTAACACGttttaacattaaaaatatttcttacaataaaaagaattttacgtCATGAGTGAAACGATTGTTTAGTAGAAACCTAGATTTCGTCGTTGCCGTGTTAATTTCATGATCCGTTTGTCGATTTGCTTGAATTGGTTTCTCCTCTGAGTCCGTTTCTCTTGATGATTCCTCAGTGCTCTTGTTACTTTCCGTGTTCCTAAAGTTTTTACTTTATTCAGACTATATCTAATATTCAAATCAATAGAGTATTTGTTAaagtattttgtatttattaccTGTACCTCGTACGAGTTCGGAATGGTTTTGAAACATATTCAGATTCCTTATCCTGATTtctagagagaaaaacagtatatatgtatatatatataaacaatgatTTAGACGACAATTTTATGatacattaaatttttattgatttttttcttacatggTTGATCCGCTAGGACGTCGTCGGCGAATTGGTGTTTCCTCTTCCGCATCATCAGCTTTCTCTTCCAcgtcattttcatttctaaaatatatttatataatatcagtgttattattaatttgctAATCTTTATTATTCGATAGACCTACTTGGACGTAGTTGTAGAAAATCGATTGCGTCGAATATTCACATAATTTGGAGTTACTCGTTGTGTCGAGGTACTAATCTCTGATGGATTGCTGATAGTTTCATCTTCGGAGGAAGCTACATTCGTATTGTAATCCTCCAgttcgtcatcatcatcagttTCTTCATCCTCTAATTGTGGTGCATTCGTCGATGGTCTATTTACAAAAATGAACAAAGTTTTAATGTTACtttcgaaaaagatttaattttaaaaacaacTTACTTTGGTCTTTCGATCGTAACATATTGTGGTTTTTGAGTCCGCCTGAGACTCTTCACCTCGGGAATTTCGTCCAAACCTTCAAACTGGGCCCTTCCAGGCccatttttgtaattatttttctcagaGGATCCTGATACATTGCTGTTAATTATTTTGCTAGCCTGTCGGCTTAAAACACGTTCGTATAAAGTACGACTGATGGTAGCTGGAGTAACAGGATCGTTATTCGAGGAGGCACTTGAACCTTTTTCTTGAAGATGTAATTGTTTCTCCAGTTCTTCGATACCAcctatcatataaaataattattttattaattattaatactttatattattatgatcatATTTCTAATGGAATAGAATCTCACCTGCTTTCCTAATAAGATTGATCAATTCTTTGATTACTCTAGGATCTTCTTCGTCTGTGGGAtcactatttttatattcttcttctttctcaggCTTTGACGTTGTACTGGTGCTAGTACTTGCTGTACTaggtttatttctattaatggtTTTATATTGAAGTGGCTTCATGGTTGAAGTAATTTTGggttctattttttcttcctcttcctcttcctcttcgtcatCTATGTCTTCCaattcttcttcatcgtcgtaatattctatctcttcttcggAATCGGATTTAGTCGTTGTTGTACGTTGCGTTGTACTATGCAGATAAGTAGTGCGACTGGTGGCAGCTGTGATCGGTGCTCTCGTTGTCGTTTGCGGTGTTTTCGCTTTGGGACAAACCACATTACGTGGATAGTCACAGGAATCGGCAGCTTTGTTAAATACCAGACCTATATCGAACGAGATgacataaagaaaattaaacttATATCATTGAATAACAAATTCGAAGTTTGACATTAACATTGGTATTAAcaaatgtaaatgtatatatatatatattttacctgCTGGACAAGTGAATTGATAAACAACTAATCCCAAACCTCCAGGACCGCTATCGAGACaccagaaatattttttgcattcACGCGGATGTGGATAGAATCCTTCGTCTTCGCATTTAAAATCTGATTGAAAGAGATCAACAATCtggataaatttttatactaattaaaaagataagagaaaaagtttaGAATTATTCAACCAACCGGTTCCAGGATCAGGAGTAGTCGGTGGTTCAGGTGTCGTCAATTTATTGCTTAGAGATTCTGCGACTGTCGTCGAATCTCTATCATTTTCATCGGTTTCATCGTTTCGTATTGGTTTCCTACGTCTACCAGTTGATGATCGATTTTGAGTCTTGTTTCTGTTCcgtgatctttttcttttatttttgtccgAACTTCTTACAGCATTACCactctcgtttttctcttcgatagaAGATGGATCGTAAGATCGCCTTTCGACTTCTcgatcttcttcctcctcacTGAATCTCGTTCGTGCGATTGTACGATACTTTGTTCTGGAAGTGGTCACTTGCTTTCTTGTCACAGGTGCTGCAGTTGTACTTCTTCTAACATTCGAATTCACTTTTCGACGTACAGAATTATTGGGTGTACCTTGACCACGCAATTTTTTGCGTGCCGAATCCGATGACTTCGGCTTTTGAGCTACGTttcttctaaaaataatatataaaatttttgacATTGTTATTGATTGAGTTCATTAAattatgacaaaaaaaaattacttacgtGTCTTCGATAAGGAGTGTCTCTTTACCAGCCTCGATCAAAGGATAAGGTCGATCATGACACTTGCCACGGAAATCATCGTTGTCGATCGACCAGAACATTATACCACCAagattcttttcgtttatgaAACGAGCCTTTAATCGAACTATATCAACATCGTCATAGCCTACCCACTGATTACCCTTAAAAGCGTATGGTCCCATTGCTTTAGGATTTGGCTGTACTACTTCCCAATCGTCCGAATTCGTAATACTTTCGCAAATCTATGATAAAAGagattttatatacgtatattactGAATTcctatattttctaatacgaTTTTAACATCTAATACCAACTTCGTAATAAGAGAGATATCCTTTTTCACGTGTATCATCACCTTCGATACCTGGACCATCAGCTGGTGAACCCAAATCTGTTGCATCTTCGTTAAAAAGTGTATACGAACGACCGTACGTTGGAATTCCTAATATAATCTTTTCCGATGATGCTCCACTTTTCATTAGATGATTGATTGTGTAGTTCTgagataaatacaaaatataatagtaatcatattttttttttgatctattatgtatattattaaaaagtctTACGATCGTCAATTCACTGTCATAATTATACTCATTATCCTCTTCTAAAGGATAAAGAGGAGCATGATGATTTACCGCAGGTTCGTAAGCTGAATGATAATCGtaagataaaagatttatgAAATCAAGATACTCGTTCAAACGAGGTACGTCATATCCCTTGTCGATGTATTCGATGCCAGCAGGCATGGCCATTGATAGAAGTAGTCGTGGTCTTCCGGTTTTCTTTGATTCTCTTTCGAACTCTTCGTAAAGTTCCTTTTAAAGAAGGTAAACTTAGAATTCATGATTCACTTTCGATGTAAAACGTACAGAAATATTACGCGTAATGTTACCAATCGCAAATGATCTGTTAGAGTTCCTATATAATTTTGGAATGGtcctttttaatcgtttaaaatcgtttttacTTACTTGTACAAAATTcgcataattatttttgtcatGAGGTTTTCCACCGTCTCTAAAAGCCGGATACTCCCAATCGAGATCAAGGCCGTCGAAATGATTTTGCCTGAGGaactttatcgaatttttaacTAACTCTTTCCTTCTGGCAGGATCGGCAAGCATCGGTGAAAACCTACTGGAACCTTCGTTCCAACCACCGATGGCTAACATggtctttaaatttttattatacgtcTTCAGTCCCGTAAATTTAGCATAACCACCTGCATTAATTCGTAAagattctaataaatattttttagatcaaattctttagataaaatttttttaaatataatatattttttttataaaatataattattttttaaaaaatatagatacatattttttagataaaatttgGAATCATATCGAACGAAGATAATACCTTTCTCGATGTCCTGATATTTATCGAAAGGTTTCAACGCGTTGTCCTTGGTGAAGCCACCAAAAGCATAGATCAAATGGGTACACAAATATGGATTGATATTTTGTGGCGAGAACTTGGCCGTTCCCGGTCGATATATCGACCAATTTGTGTAATAACAAACGATCTTTTTCTCGGCTATTcctaattgaaaataaagcaaaaaggaaaagaaagaaaagtataagaaTAAGGAAGTTTCGCTTAGCGCGATTCACTTTCACGATTCGCTCGTATTCGTTATCCCGTATGaatccaaaaaaaagagaattactTCGAtagttgttttttctttctttctttcttttttttgatcatGGATTCGCATCGATgccgattcttttcttttcacttgcGGATTTGCACGTAAGTTCGTATAATGCTTCGCTAAATAAATATCGAGCAAACATCGCACGTAAGTAGGCAGATCGTGCCATACCGATCTTTACCTACgtatctatacatatgtacatatgtatatatctccaACTGGGAACGCGTAAATGGTTGAGAGAAAACGGCCAGAGAGAAATTCAAACGCGATTGAACTTTCATTCGTgtcgagagaagaaacgttGTAAACCTCTGTTACTAACGCATCGATTCTTCGCTTTTATCGTTCGCTCAAGTTTCACAAAATGAGATCAAAGAAAATCTATTCTCCGTagagattattaatattaatgtatgcACGTAGAACGGagtgttaaatatttttaatatttcattattacttattaacaAAGAATTTAGATCAACAATtcaaatgttatttttctaaaatttcacGTGTTTCAGTGATTATTATTTAGTGACTGAAACACAGTgactaaatttatttcattttgttttcgtcTATTCTTAGGAAGCAAGAtggtaaaagaaaacaataggAATCGTATAAGATGTCGATAGAGTGACCCTGACCAAGCATGTGGGTCAGGTTGAGGAGTGAGGTCAGTCATCGATCTCTCGTGCAAAAATTTATCCATATGCTCTTTACTTGTTGCATGGCGAATACGTAACACCAAAGAGTAAAAGGAACGGTGAACGCCTTTAAACTCCTAACATCTCTAGTTAGACGCTCAAAAGATATCGCTCGATATAAAACCACTTGAGATTCTCTTTCACTAAACACACCcactatatatgtaattatacttATGTTAGACTTACGCGATGTAGCACCACTATGTTCGTGGTAATAGTATTAACTCCAGAACATAATATCGTAGATATTATCGACAAGTGGTTGGCgttctttgaatattttaaaccTTCTCGAgagtgaaaaaggaaaaaagagagagagaaaacgttgtTCTCGTTCGCAACGAGAAAGTAGGAATGACTTGtcgattaaaataaacgaCTGGATGTTCCCGAGGGATAATCATCGTTATCCGACTTCTtcgtatcttttaaaaatcgtttccGTTTATAAAGTCGAACGTATTAATCGTATCAACAATTTTATGAAAgtacttttaaatataatattaactaaGTAAATTACGTATGTGCCtgttaaatttgatataattactttcttgaataaataacaagtcaacatttattttcaaacgtcGATGAACGTTCGTAGTATCATACGGTGAAAAGAACTACAAACATTCTAATAAAGGAAATTTACGAGCAtgctcgatatttttcttttctcgttatttctttttcctccacGCTCAATGCGTCTGACTATCGCCGCTACTACTTGTACCACTTGTTAGACGTCTGTCAGAATTCTATCGTAACTCCTTTTGCAGAAAAACACATCGAACCGCTACGTTACTCTCTTCTACGTGTTTTTGCGAGATTATCAATTGATAGTTAACGAGTTAATCGAGTTTCGTCTAATCAAAAGTatattacttaattatttcaataaaatatcgtttgaaatcgaatattatgcttgatataaataaaaaaacgataataataatgatgatgacgataatattaataattataataatcataataatgatattcaaGGAGGAAAGTCTCTTTCATCATAACTTTTAATCTAACGTGTTTTCTAATCGCATATATAAACACTTCAAAGCATAtgcacattattttttttatataatatacgtgtgtgtgtacctatatatatacacactataTAAGTACATCGAATCGTGTCGATGATCAATGGGGATAGCGAACAGTGAATCACGTTTCGTGTCTAATGCTAATTAGTTGCCGCGATTTTCACTCCAGTGAGATTAGGGATTGTGAAATGACTTACCATCCTGAATGGTACCAAGGACGGCAATGGCCAGCAAGAGGAATAACGTTCGCACCTCCTGAAATGGAAGAACGTTGCATCGCATTAATAATTCGTCGTCCGTTCTCGATTGTATGTTGAATTTAACGATCATTCGTTAGCGATATAATCTCTTATAGATAGCGTTTAGCTTCGTCATTCATTCACGATCATATTGTAGCCTTAGGATTGGTCATTGAATcggtgaaagaacgaaagagaacgttCGATTATGAATGAATCTTACGAAAAGTTAAGTGTATCTCGAATTAACTTGGAACGTACTCGTTCAGGATAATTTACCATCTTGATTTTCTAATGATCGAGTAACAACTTCATTTCTATTACGACGTAACATCTCGGTGTAGAAATTCaggaagaaataataacgtttcatattcctctttttatgttccctttcttgtttttttttatcttccttttttttgtattttttttttcctttctgtaCATGCCACgggtaatttatttatacatccACTTTAGTAGTCACTACATAAGAAAACGTGCCTCTTGAATTATCTAGCTTTAAATAATTCCAATGTAATTCCATATTGGCATATTGTGAAAACGTTcacttttacattttattattcgcgAAGACGTTGTCCTTGCATTTTACGCGTTCACAActgttgtattatattaaaagggatatatcattgtttatcgaatatttaatatttctaacattgacaatgattattattcaatCATTACTCGTTCGAAAAATATGTTGAGTCTTTCATCGTGTAAAATTGCAATGATCGAAACACTTGCAAAGCCGATCGAGGTCGCTCGTTATCCTTCTAATCTGATGACACGGTCAAAGGATAAATGTATCGCGACAAAATTATAGGTCTCTGGTAACACACCGTGCCACTCCTCGTTATGTAACGTGTGtaaagagaaagcaagaagaaaGAGCGCCATTCCTCGACGACTTTCTCGTACGTTTCGAGTGGAGCATTTGTACGCGCGCGTGCGAGCGTTCATGTTCGTTACGCTAATGTTACGCGTTAACGTAACGTGCCATTCCTACACACAATAACGGTTAATATCGTGTGCTTTTGGAAGGTAATGAGCCGGCCATGAATTCCGAGTGAACCTGACAAAGGATCTCTCAGGACGATTCGtcataaaatatctaatgaaAGTCAAGCGTTATTAGTTTAACGAACGAGTCGACGAATTTCTTCCGAGGGAATAATCGACTTTACGAGAAATAATCTTACGAGAAACGGCTTACGAGAAAcacgatataaattatgtaatatcgttatggtctctctctctctttttttttttttttttcatctaaatCTAATAAATTCGTGAAAGGGTTCATTCACGacgtcaaattatttttatggaaaaaCTGAATAAAGTTAGATTATCGAAACGGgtattatttaaatgtctCCTGTCGACTGGTTtcatgtgaaaaaaaaatgaataaaagaaaaagaaaagaaaaaacatctaattttttttacgaatgttGGACGAATTATAcggatgaaaatatttagtaGCATGTGGCAACTTTCGAGCTTATCtgcgaatttctttttcttttttttcttcttttttttctttcttttttttctttactgaCAAACGATACCGATTTCGTATCTGACCGCAAGTAATACGTGGTAATCGGTAATACGTGGTTATAACATGATCGAATCCGTGTCTATGTAGAATGCATACATTGAAATGGAGACGTGCAAACCTTATTGCAAGGTGAGTCAAAACGTTCAATGTACCCTCTTAAATGTCAAATAACTTTCTATAAAGTCGAGATCCTTTGGAGTATACGTTGACGACTAAACGATTTgattacgaacgaacgat carries:
- the LOC127067212 gene encoding mucin-5AC-like isoform X4 — translated: MDWEVRTLFLLLAIAVLGTIQDGIAEKKIVCYYTNWSIYRPGTAKFSPQNINPYLCTHLIYAFGGFTKDNALKPFDKYQDIEKGGYAKFTGLKTYNKNLKTMLAIGGWNEGSSRFSPMLADPARRKELVKNSIKFLRQNHFDGLDLDWEYPAFRDGGKPHDKNNYANFVQELYEEFERESKKTGRPRLLLSMAMPAGIEYIDKGYDVPRLNEYLDFINLLSYDYHSAYEPAVNHHAPLYPLEEDNEYNYDSELTINYTINHLMKSGASSEKIILGIPTYGRSYTLFNEDATDLGSPADGPGIEGDDTREKGYLSYYEICESITNSDDWEVVQPNPKAMGPYAFKGNQWVGYDDVDIVRLKARFINEKNLGGIMFWSIDNDDFRGKCHDRPYPLIEAGKETLLIEDTRNVAQKPKSSDSARKKLRGQGTPNNSVRRKVNSNVRRSTTAAPVTRKQVTTSRTKYRTIARTRFSEEEEDREVERRSYDPSSIEEKNESGNAVRSSDKNKRKRSRNRNKTQNRSSTGRRRKPIRNDETDENDRDSTTVAESLSNKLTTPEPPTTPDPGTDFKCEDEGFYPHPRECKKYFWCLDSGPGGLGLVVYQFTCPAGLVFNKAADSCDYPRNVVCPKAKTPQTTTRAPITAATSRTTYLHSTTQRTTTTKSDSEEEIEYYDDEEELEDIDDEEEEEEEEKIEPKITSTMKPLQYKTINRNKPSTASTSTSTTSKPEKEEEYKNSDPTDEEDPRVIKELINLIRKAGGIEELEKQLHLQEKGSSASSNNDPVTPATISRTLYERVLSRQASKIINSNVSGSSEKNNYKNGPGRAQFEGLDEIPEVKSLRRTQKPQYVTIERPKPSTNAPQLEDEETDDDDELEDYNTNVASSEDETISNPSEISTSTQRVTPNYVNIRRNRFSTTTSKNENDVEEKADDAEEETPIRRRRPSGSTINQDKESEYVSKPFRTRTRYSKNFRNTESNKSTEESSRETDSEEKPIQANRQTDHEINTATTKSRYINIQRFRSTTQKISASDSDISGVDEITTEASTIKNKIDKEEEVTITSSTPSTFSTISSTMPSTSIQSTLSSVSVTPIYLSSTSRSTSSEATTVKIDRVEDTSITNILNDNNNNLLSSTTTDSPVKLVEESATEILLTTAPASPSPASTSVLTTTRIIATVSQPRPFGFTRRRSGSLTPDVTTTPLAPSSDHSRSKGTVSKSTGSSSSRTPGTILANRIRKPNTSSQSGFLSTSKHPSTTILLGDNRKSRPSDETTLSPTTTIVDAFDDATVKPELSIKDEDERAEINDQNGRAQELAVTLAEPPTSQSSSSTGRLPLRDTLRRRISTTVAPRTDSPRTSSMSLRFSTVPKTRQKVTTTTMTTTTRTTTRTRKDGTSRSSTNRPRRPPVIDYDYYEDEDTPIVEKAMYNGKLFLTSNGTIRCLDQGNFPHPSSCKKFITCAKMVNGLIMGAEYTCPDKLSFDPVGGICNWSAGLGCKE
- the LOC127067212 gene encoding mucin-5AC-like isoform X3; this translates as MDWEVRTLFLLLAIAVLGTIQDGIAEKKIVCYYTNWSIYRPGTAKFSPQNINPYLCTHLIYAFGGFTKDNALKPFDKYQDIEKGGYAKFTGLKTYNKNLKTMLAIGGWNEGSSRFSPMLADPARRKELVKNSIKFLRQNHFDGLDLDWEYPAFRDGGKPHDKNNYANFVQELYEEFERESKKTGRPRLLLSMAMPAGIEYIDKGYDVPRLNEYLDFINLLSYDYHSAYEPAVNHHAPLYPLEEDNEYNYDSELTINYTINHLMKSGASSEKIILGIPTYGRSYTLFNEDATDLGSPADGPGIEGDDTREKGYLSYYEICESITNSDDWEVVQPNPKAMGPYAFKGNQWVGYDDVDIVRLKARFINEKNLGGIMFWSIDNDDFRGKCHDRPYPLIEAGKETLLIEDTRNVAQKPKSSDSARKKLRGQGTPNNSVRRKVNSNVRRSTTAAPVTRKQVTTSRTKYRTIARTRFSEEEEDREVERRSYDPSSIEEKNESGNAVRSSDKNKRKRSRNRNKTQNRSSTGRRRKPIRNDETDENDRDSTTVAESLSNKLTTPEPPTTPDPGTDFKCEDEGFYPHPRECKKYFWCLDSGPGGLGLVVYQFTCPAGLVFNKAADSCDYPRNVVCPKAKTPQTTTRAPITAATSRTTYLHSTTQRTTTTKSDSEEEIEYYDDEEELEDIDDEEEEEEEEKIEPKITSTMKPLQYKTINRNKPSTASTSTSTTSKPEKEEEYKNSDPTDEEDPRVIKELINLIRKAGGIEELEKQLHLQEKGSSASSNNDPVTPATISRTLYERVLSRQASKIINSNVSGSSEKNNYKNGPGRAQFEGLDEIPEVKSLRRTQKPQYVTIERPKPSTNAPQLEDEETDDDDELEDYNTNVASSEDETISNPSEISTSTQRVTPNYVNIRRNRFSTTTSKNENDVEEKADDAEEETPIRRRRPSGSTINQDKESEYVSKPFRTRTRYSKNFRNTESNKSTEESSRETDSEEKPIQANRQTDHEINTATTKSRYINIQRFRSTTQKISASDSDISGVDEITTEASTIKNKIDKEEEVTITSSTPSTFSTISSTMPSTSIQSTLSSVSVTPIYLSSTSRSTSSEATTVKIDRVEDTSITNILNDNNNNLLSSTTTDSPVKLVEESATEILLTTAPASPSPASTSVLTTTRIIATVSQPRPFGFTRRRSGSLTPDVTTTPLAPSSDHSRSKVANSDTPRLPTLKELIGYQTYDYTTSSSVFLNLLPTIDRNEVHDLQSIENDQIKPNVETIKTKYLKKDINEAIDKTNESYLHHELANIFEEHDTENNDIDNKSLIGKKRKTRIDHAGSSTTTVKPTTMRGAPIISSTSKTITRGFYVTKGDIETTTIMHPMTEISMDNIDSNIINNETIVSTKVIDVDNISMIDLSKDNETTGMTTFADTDKEYSEHSNIITKFEQTTPLIVTENIIQKVRLNDQTLFVVNNISSVNTSLYRPQASFITDTTVSNILRTTEINKNSETKTTPIDYTLPIESVDTESDITMLGTITSTISTLNTSKFANEDSTKENIIQLENFLTTTSNTPSTKITNDQSYIDEFVSGKTEEFESTTLTDHTLEHETTTMKSILTTPNFERTLEEITADRETDKIKSTNVETITVIAENKNVVLNDFDTTTIQEELRDTNIDDKNAYKSNPNIQQETTLSKSTKPSTTSSNLLPTQIPPTIQSRQEEDVHPRRQRPTIIALNNQFGQRRRTNLDRQVTQKYKIEDQSSIQENSNGPKRVRVYRKRQRRPNSTSLKTVANNTVSNGEVRTEVTENKTRRSKLVVKKLKINRKEHVEEDSVPSEKTNTFQDSPLVTEYTERPVDEGTVSKSTGSSSSRTPGTILANRIRKPNTSSQSGFLSTSKHPSTTILLGDNRKSRPSDETTLSPTTTIVDAFDDATVKPELSIKDEDERAEINDQNGRAQELAVTLAEPPTSQSSSSTGRLPLRDTLRRRISTTVAPRTDSPRTSSMSLRFSTVPKTRQKVTTTTMTTTTRTTTRTRKDGTSRSSTNRPRRPPVIDYDYYEDEDTPIVEKAMYNGKLFLTSNGTIRCLDQGNFPHPSSCKKFITCAKMVNGLIMGAEYTCPDKLSFDPVGGICNWSAGLGCKE